The sequence ATCCTATGATTCTATTATACTTTTAATAAGTCTACTTCTGTCAGCTGTCTGGCAAGTGTAACCTAGGAAATCTTAAGTTTTCAATGTAAACGGAAGAAAGTAAACAAATCCATGCGTTACTATTTCAATTTCCCATGCaagattttatctaaaattatatataatccttgcgtgtatcagtgctatacactgggcacgttaaagaaccaggctgtctattcgcaacgagctaggctaagttagccggacaagtctgtatctgatttctaatctctctgtcatgggggctttgtctcactctgtccctctggtcagatcgctctgtgtctgtactggtagaggatgaattatgcgccatgtgtggctgcatttgaactatgtaaagcgcctttgaacgtgaaattgatcatgaaaagggcgctatataaatctggtataataataataataatatttcaaccaGTCATAAGAATTATTATACGATATCCCAAAGTTTTAATTTGAAAGTGGACTGAATGTAATCGGTAAGCACTTGCCCTGTGGAGGCAGGATGACGTGTAAAGCTCAGGTTTATTCGATAGACTTATTACAGTAAAATATAGGGGTAGTGataggaaaaaatattatttcgataTTTCAGGTCATTTAAGGTCACAATTAAATCTATCATATATAAGTCAATCTgatcaaatatatacattttacaaggATACAGATATTTTGTATAGACTTGGAGGAGGTGTGTCAGGCACAACACTAATGCCCGTGACCCCGACCCCCACCCCCATTTTTAGGTTAAATAGACCTTATGCTCCCAGGGTAGGGCTTTAAGCCAGGTTCTAAGCGCGAGGTAATCTCGAGAGAAAATCTCGAGTGTAGAAGTCAGAGGTGCTAGGTCATTTGCACTCTCTTAACAACCCCAGCACCATGCGACCCATGGACTGTCAGCTGTGTACTATATCGTTGCAATATCAGATATTATCTTTGAAACGCAGGAACTTCCTTCGAGCAGACACATCACCAGCAACTACATTTTTACCAAATGTGACATTATATTCTAATATTATATACGTACGTATAACTTCGTTTTATGAGGTATAATCGTTCCTAAATACTGTAATATAATCTCGTACGTGAATTAAGTTTGATTTTTAAGTAAACCGACATACGTTCTTCTAAATATGATATTTGATGTAATTTATATAACACGATTTTACACGGTTATGAAATAATCACGGTTATGATGATAATAAAAGTCTCAAATTGAATATTACAGAAAAATCGATGGACCAATCACATTGCCTTTTAAACAGTCGTATATAACTGTATTCAAAACAAAGTGTTCTAAATGTAATATTACAGTTACTGGATATTTTAAATCGTGTAAAATACAGGCTATCATTTCGGAGTTTGTGCGTACATTTTTTCAGCAATACAACAtgctttttgcttttttattctcACTGGCTGTCCTTCCTGTCGTGCAAAGTGGATGTGGCAACCACAAAGATTGTTTTTCTTGCGCAAGCTCAAGTTTGTTTTCTGTAAACTGCCGATGGTGTGAAATGTCTCAAACCTGCCATGCACCGGGATCAGGAAATAACTCGTGTAAGAAATGCACCGACAGTGATATTTCCAAACTGTGTAgcgtcacagaagctggaaaatgtaacagaaatgatttacATAGTGGAAAGAGTGGAGAATTTGAGCCATATGATGCCTTCAATGCCGCACTATTCTCTGCAGTGGCTTACACAGATTATCCTGCGGGCTGTGCAAATAAGATTCTTCCAGGTTTTCTTGAAGTTGTCGAGGTGATAGGGCGGAGATGTAATTATCTCTTTAAATATAAGGAGTGTTTTGCATTTACTGCAGTATCACATGCTTGGAAAAAGATCATTCTTGCTTATCGGGGAACAGCAAGTCCGCTACAACTTATTGAAGAAGCTGTTACAGCTCTTAAATTTAAAGTACCTGCTAAAGGTGGTGGTAATGTTCAGGCGTACTTCAGGAACGCAAACGATCGAATTTATCCATGCGCTAAGTCAAGTATTAAAGATTTAGTTCAGAAGTACCCACATTACCGGGTAGTCGTGACTGGACATTCTTTGGGTGGAGCTATTGCATCTGTTGCATCAGCTCAGCTGTCGTTTGATAACGTAATTGACAAGGATAAAACAACGCTTTACACTTTTGGAATGCCGAGAGCTGGAGACCGACCCTATGCCGAGAACCATGATAGGCTTGTCCCAAAAAGCTGGCGGGTCGTGCATTTCAGGGATACTGTAGCTGATGTACCGAAAAGGACACTCCTTTCTAGTAGTCCCTTTCATCATCAACGAGAGATCTTCTATGGAAAAAACATGTCTATGTTCAGTGATTACATTGAATGCTTTAAGTACGAAGATCCGGAATGTAAAAACAGCGTATACACATCAACATCGTCCATTGATTATCACAGAATTTACTATGGTATAAACGTCGGATCACACTGTGACGACAAGATGAATAGGCGACGTAAAAGGTCCGATGCAGATTCAGACATGAGCCATCTTTTCTCAAATGATACATGCAAGCGGATCAAAGTTGCTGACCTGCCAACCAGTGGGGCTGTGATATATGTGCATACAGCGATGAGTATCACAGCAGTATTTTTGTTCTATGTAGCACTGCGACCTGTACAATGCTGAGGAAGAATGGCTACAAACGTCAATgtggaaacaatattttacaatggcatattaatgtatttttgttgttgctttgataaaatatatcacgAAAAATAGGTTAGATAGGGCGAAATTAGGTAGAAAAAAACTCGTTTGGGAGATAGATAGATGTAAATATGTTAAGAAGTATTTTAGATCCTTTTAGATATAATGACATATGTACATTTTTGGTAAATTTCCATGTTCTATTATTGTATTGCGTGCGAATATCTAGCATGGGTATATGCAAAGCAAGGGTATTGATCAAACTTAAAGTCATGTGCATGCTACCAACAAGCATTCATTTATAACACAATCTATGTATTTAATCAGCATGTTAAAATGCCACCACAATTTCGCTATAATATTCATGATTGTCGTATCTCTCGTTAAACCGCTGTAAATGATAtgtcttaaaattttaaactatTGTTGCCAAAtattgacttaagtttaagattacataattattatttgaaaagGTTATATGCCTCCAAACAGACAATACTTCAGAGACTAAACTACCGAAAACAGAAGCAGAAATCGGCAATTTTCAGTGTCGTATTTTgtaactttgacaaaaaattataTTCTTTTACTCATAAACACGTATTTAAATAAGAATGCAAGCAGATATTCgttttgataaatgataaatactTCTTCTTATTGATAAGCAGTGCTTGGAttagtgttgttttattttctgatctTTTGCGATCATGGGGTTCATTCAATATCTAATAAACCGGTGTTTCGGGCGTGAGGGGTATggtattttccaatatattctgtGAATCAAACCGAGATCATTCATTTTgcctggttgcattctatactttgAAAAGGTTTTCAACTAGATTTATAAgagttttgtttaaattcttaGGTATGATTTCTTTATAGAAAAACAATCTGTTAAAACCTTTCAGTATTGCTTGGTAGGACCTTCTGTGTAATTTCAAACCTTATGAAATTACATTTAGGCGTACACATGCTTTTATGTCTTGTTAGAACTAAAACATCTTATAAAGATAAACATcttataaagatatattttgtaatcatcgtgactttaaaatgttcatataaacAATGTGTTAGAAAGATAAGTTAGAAAACTTTGCATTCACATTgtcatttattatcattatcaaatcttaacacatacatgtaaaccGCTGATACTGATTACGTCTTGTGCCGTTGGATGCTACTAATGAATTATactctaaaagtaaataaacacaTTAACAGTCGATTAAGTCCTTTTGTGTAGCTTTTGTCACTTATCCCCTACTCTGGCACAATGTTTATACTTCATTATCAGATTACTCGAAATTACTCcttattttaaaataagaaaactcCATAGGTTCTTGATTGAATCTTTACACAGATTGTTCCAATTATTCAGATTTTGGTTTTCGGTAGACGCGGTCACTTTTCCTACATGCATATAACCGGAATTCTAAACATTctctaggggcctccgtggccgagtggttaaggtcgctgacttcaaatcacttgcccttcatcgatgtgggttcaagcctcactcggggcgttgaattattcatctgaagaagccatccagctggcttacggaaggtcggtggttctacccaggtgcccgctcttgatgaaacaacgcacggaggagcacctgggatcttcctccaccattaaagctggaaagtcgccatatgacctatcatgtgtcggtgcgacgttaaaaaaacaaaaaaaaacattctctATGTCAGGAACTGTTGGCTTGAGGTTTTACCACGATTGTTAAGAGTACTCCTATTCTTGAAACAATATTGGTGTCAGAGATCATGGCCATTTTTGTATACAACGGAAACATTAAAATTATTCCTGTATAAAATCTCTGGTCtaatcttataataaaaaaaaaacaacaagaaaatgaATAGCTGAAACTAGAAAAATAACCTTCCCACTTTAGTTCATTATTTGTTCGTTTGTATAGGTATCGCGTAGTATTATGGCGTTTAAAATGTAACCAAACAAAATAGTAACATAAAACTAAGTCAGTTCACTACGTTTACAATGCAGTCAGTGAtacctcgttggccgagcggtaacgATATTCGTATCATACTTATCCGTTGGGAGTTCGACTCCCAGACCcgtaaaaatcacatttttaaaactaaatcttaTTTCGTTTCCTTCAATACGACTCAACGAAAACAAAAGGAGATTAGCTGATCTAGTTCTAACTTTTTCAATAGCTTATATATGTCactaatagacatttgcgaattaagtctacgtggactgtgaacacctaagacgatcgatttttcaaggggaccgtctcaacatgataattttaatttatgtgtagtaggaaaacattcctataatgatgttaaggtctggcttattatgtcaccgcacaggataagatttggatttgtctgtccgtccgtctgttttgtcagagagaaatgttttgttatgcatatcgcaaaaagtatttgatctagcgtaaactttcctgaaatgttcttcaatattataagctgcgacaaagttgaaaagatgagctatgctgatcgcaatgtatccgcaTTCCATCGTCttcgtcgtccgaaatgaaaaaaaaatgtaaactggatcagctgggatcaaaatgtaggtcagcaggtaaaacattgtgaaaactgtagaaaacgtaatatctttgCCCGAAGGAACATATTTTGGAATACTACAGGTGTACATCTGACCGTCTGCCTGTCTgactgtgtgtccgtctgtccgttagcaatttcgtgtcgactttTCTCTGTAactcgtaaaccccttgaaggattttaaacaaacttgatacaaatgttctccacatcaagacgacgtacAGAgagcctgtatcaggtggcttgctttaaggtaaaggttacacttaggggtcgaggtcatatgactttgtttcgtgtccgctctgtaactcttgatctgctTGAAGGGTTTtacagaaacattgcacaaatgtccatcagagcgcatgttttggatggcttgctacaaggtcaatgtcacacttaggggtcaaagatcatataactttgtttcgagtgccaagtgtaactcttgaaatgctagaaggttttaaaaaaacttggcacaaatattcaccacattgagacgacgtgcagagcacatggctcgcttcaaggtaaaggtcacacttaagggttaAAGGTCACAGgactttattttgtgtttatgttgctttgcattgcggtgctcttgtttttactttagattcattttttgttcacttacaatatttttattaaataacttcccttttaggttactataaataggttattttgtaacttttttatgactggccgtaggtaaaaaccgagaccatttttctttggtacaacatggatggtacctgcaaaattaaggtgtattttgacatatctgtacctggtaatgattttagtggacttaagagtttcggggaatttcttccctttgttgtcctttccttagggcttcaacagtaaagtcctttaaattttgcttccatccTCTGATGACTTGatcagaaactttaaccaaaaagggacataattctgtcaaaattcaaatcagagttatgagggtttttttctgttgtagaattcgatagtaaataactattttaagtttcaagacaatagctttaatagtaacagagatatttgacttgatcaaaaactttaaccaaaaattctaatttaaaagtgggcattattctgtcaaaattcaaatcagggttatggggattatttctcccggtgtagactttgatagtaaacaagaattttaagtttcaagtcaatagctttgatagtaacagagatatttcactttatcgagaactttaaccaaaaatactaagttaaaagggggcataattctgtcaaaattcaaatcagagttttagggattgtttctcctggtgtagacgttgatagtaaattagtattttaagtttcaggtcaatagctttgatagtaacagagatatttgactttatcaaaaactttaaccaacggcgacgccgacgccggagcgagagcaatagctctacttttgcttcaaaatatcgagctaaaaacaggcacatctaaatttatatcacctaccgcatagtgatgatataataatcCAAACCCTATTGCCGTGATAAACTATTTTTCCTACCgcacataatataatcaaattatgttgagacggtccccttgaaaaatcgatcgtcttacgtgtccacagtccacgtagacttaattggCAAATGTCTATTTGCACGTAGGTATGTTTAGATATACTCCAAGTTAAATGATTTACTTTAAACTAGAGTGtaactgattgtttatttatgtatatttaaaattACGAGATGATACTGAGAGATGCGTGTGCGCTCTTTTATTACTGAAGgaagcaaaatattttggtaaagagttttgtcgtgctgcccacgtgatgaaaGTATCTTAAAGTACTGTCGCGTCTCGttacatatttatatcaatgtttacaaaataaagcgttgcaACTGTTTAAGAAAGTGCATGTTAAAAGCTGCCAACATACGAATGTTCGCGCAAATCCGGAAACTAGAAACTTATCAACCATTAAGTGTCATGTGTCATATCCTTTTAAaaggatacattttttttatagacTTGGAGGAGGTCTGCCCATAGACATTCGAAATGCCAGGCCCATCAGTGTACACACTGATGCCCGTGACCCCCTTCCCTAACCCCCGCTGTTGGGTTAGGTAGACCTTATGCTCCCAGGGTAGGTCTTTTGGCAAGTAGCTACATTCTAGGTTATCCAGGAAGAAATTCTTGAGTCTTGAAGATAGAAGTGTTCTCTTAACTCACCACAGTACCATGCAACCTACGTGTTAAAGCTGTATACCATATCGTTGCAATAACACAACTTTAATATCTTTCAAACGAAGGAGCTTCCTTTATGCAGACATATCAATAGCAACAGCTTTTTTACCAAATGTGACATGATATTCTAATAATATACATACGTACAACTTCGTTTAATGAGGTATCAATGTTTCCAGTGGCTAAGGTGtcagccgctcaatccaggggtcatgggttcgagtcccactggggtcgcaaccatgacttctcatatgacaccagtactggcttttccagtaagcggactcgagagtggttcctaTAAGCTTGAGGCTTTTGTCACAATCgtgctaaaacaaattagtataaactaccGACCTTGATACTGTAACGTAACGTTAAACAAGTTTGAGGGTTTAGCAAGCGGACATACTTTCTGCCAAATAtactatttgatttattttatatggCACGTATTATACACGGTTATGAGATAATCGcggttgttataataataataatagtctcAATATTACACAAAAATCGATGGACCAATTACATTGCTTTTTAAACAGTCGTGTATATAACTGCATTCAAAACAAAGTGTTCTAAATGTAATATTACAGTTTCTGAATATTTTGAATCGTGTAAAATACAGACGATATTTTCATAGTTTGTGTGTACATTTCCTTaacaatatattaaaatgatttttgtaattttgttctCACTTGCTGTACTTCTGTCGTGCAAAGTGGATGTGGGGACCACAAAGATTGTTTTTCTTGTGCAAGCTCAAGTTTGTTTTCTGTAAACTGCCGATGGTGTGAAATATCTCAAACCTGCCATGCACAGGGATCAGATAATAACTCGTATACGAAATGCACCGACAGTGACATTTCCAAACTGTGTAGCGTCAAAGAAGCTGACAAATGTAACAGAAATAGCCTAAATAATGGAAAGAGTGGAGAATTTGAACCATATGATGCATTCTATGCCGCACTTTTCTCTGCAGTTGCTTCCGCAGATTATCCCGCGGGCTGTGCAAATAAGATTCTTTCAGGCTTCCTTGATGTTGTCGAGGTGATAGAGCGGAGATGTAATTATCTCTTTAAATATAAAGAGTGTTTTGCATTTACTGCAGAATCACATAGATTGAAAAAGATCATTCTTGCTTACCGAGGAACAGCAAGTCCGCTACAACTTGTTGATGAAATTGTTACAACTGCTTTATTTAAAGTACCTGCTAAAGGTGGTGGAAATGTTCAGGCGTACTTCAAGAACGCAAACGATCGAATTTATCCATGCGCTAAGGCAAGTATAAAAGACTTAGTTAAGAAGTACCCACATTACCGAGTAGTCGTGACTGGACATTCTTTAGGTGGTGCTATTGCATCTGTTGCATCAGCGCAGCTATCATTTGATAACGTAATTGACAAGGATAAAACAACGCTTTACACTTTTGGAATGCCGAGAGCTTGATACCGACCTTATGCCGAGAACCATGATAGGCTTGTCCCAAAAAGCTGGCGGATCGTGCATTTCAGGGATACTGTAGCTAATGTACCGATAAAGACACCATTTTCTAGCAGCCCTTATCATCACCAACGAGAGATCTTCTATGGAAAAAACATGTCTGTATTCAGTGATTACATTGAACTAAGATCCAGAATGTAAAAACACCGCATCGACATCAACATCGTTCATTAATTATCATAGAATTTACTATGGTATGAACGTCGGATCACACTGTGACGACAAAATGAATAGGCGACGTAAAAGGTCTGATGCAAATTCAGACATGAGCCATCTTTTCTCAAATGATACGCGCAAGCGGATCAAAGTTGCTGACCTGCCAACCAGTGGGGCTGTGATATATGTGCATACTCTGATGAGTATCACAGCAGTATTTTTGTTCTATGTAGCATTCCGAGCTGTACAGTGCTGAGGAGGAATGGCTAAAGAAGCTTCAATGTGGAAATAATATTTTGCAGTTGTATAGTTATaagtttttgttgttgctttgaCAAAATATATCACGATAAATAGGTTAGATAGGGCAAAATTAGGAAGAAAGAAACTCGTTTGGGAGAAGAATTGATGTAAAATTGTATAGAAGTATTTAAGATCCttttaaatattataacatatgtatatttttggtaTAGTTCCATGTTTCATTATTGCAATGTGTGCGAATATCTTACATGAAAATTTGCAAAGCAAAGGTATTGATCAAACTAAAATCTGTGTGCATGCTACCAGGATATTTGTTTTCATCGTTCTTTTCAACAAGCATTCATTTATAACACAATCTATGTAATCTCCAGTCTGAATGTGAGTAGAAGAATAATTTTGTGAAACATTTCTTTTCCGTCAAATTATTTAGTTTTTGTACTtcgtttacattattttgtcTACAAATGTTATTTTACCTCATACTTACATGCATCATGTATTGAATGAAGTGATAAAATCTTGAATATTTTGTCATTccatttttgtatatgcaaatcgATAATCTATTAAGCCGTAGTATCGATTTCATACTGAAGATGTGAAATGGACGTTATagataattctaacacgatccgattcattttcctattaaataaagaaggcagaaaacagtgaattattatacaacaaatcactgttctgacgtcacaattattacgtcatggtgccaaacggcatagcggcgcgctggaaaagaaaccgattgaaaacgggcaaatatttaatgaatgtcgtcaaggatgtacttaaaaatcctaggtaacgtgttagaatcgaaataatatatctcatttagtgatttgctcttgaataaatcattgtttgtcgttcagatgcgtattattatatcactcgggctgcgccctcgtgatataattccttcgcatctgaactccaaacaatgatttattcaacgacaaatcactggatgagatatattatttcttaatttgattAATGATATATGAACTATAATAATAGATGAAAACATGCTGGCGATGGTTCGTTTAAGGACACAAACAGCTATATTTAAGTCAGTATGTTCAAaatttatatggtaattattgtagaaaacaaatacaaataaaatgatcTGCAGAGCTCTAGTTTCCATGCCAACATATTGACGATAATCAAATTTAGTGGTTGGCTTACTGACAGAGAATAAGGGGAACAGACATTGACCGCTTACAGATTCAAAAAAGTTCATTTTCGGGAAACAACATAACGTTACGGTAAAGATAATATCTGAGACCACAAATTATTTCCCCAAAGACTTCcattatatcataaatatatttcataaatcgAAATATGCATTGATATCTAATCATCTTTTATttaagaactatcttagttccatcAAAATAACAAACTAAATCATATAGTCATACTTTATTTGAGTATTTTCCACGTGAAAGATATGACCCTCGTTTACAttattggcatggcgggagaaaacCGTTGcatgaaacttttttcaataccCATCAGATatagcaaatattgtcaaaatgtataataaaatactctAAACGCACTAAAATATTCAATTACGAAAATAAATcactttttgttttatctttttcatttctgGCATTTCAAACCGAACTAACCATTACCTAATACGcattctgtttacggacgtaccTTTCATGCGTTTAAGTATGCTTCGGTAAGAAAACAGTGtatgtattattttgtttgtcatttgttttaaattttttctccTCTTATTTGCATATGCAAGCAAAAATAATATCTCCTGAAGTTGTTTCAGATGGAAGTATTCGACTTCCGGGTAGCTTTATTTGCAGTAACTGGGCAGTCTCGTTACCTTCTAAACAGTTACTCTCCAACAGCATCTACGACCAGTGAAAGTCTTTTTTTAGAATCTACTGCGTTAATCGCGCGATAGGAAATACAACGAGTTTTACCAAATACGAATTGTACATTTTAAATGTCTGGAGTAAAACTCCAAGTTATGTGACTTATACGTACCTTTTCTACATTTTATCATATAATACAAGTTCT is a genomic window of Mercenaria mercenaria strain notata chromosome 18, MADL_Memer_1, whole genome shotgun sequence containing:
- the LOC128550521 gene encoding lipase ZK262.3-like encodes the protein MSQTCHAPGSGNNSCKKCTDSDISKLCSVTEAGKCNRNDLHSGKSGEFEPYDAFNAALFSAVAYTDYPAGCANKILPGFLEVVEVIGRRCNYLFKYKECFAFTAVSHAWKKIILAYRGTASPLQLIEEAVTALKFKVPAKGGGNVQAYFRNANDRIYPCAKSSIKDLVQKYPHYRVVVTGHSLGGAIASVASAQLSFDNVIDKDKTTLYTFGMPRAGDRPYAENHDRLVPKSWRVVHFRDTVADVPKRTLLSSSPFHHQREIFYGKNMSMFSDYIECFKYEDPECKNSVYTSTSSIDYHRIYYGINVGSHCDDKMNRRRKRSDADSDMSHLFSNDTCKRIKVADLPTSGAVIYVHTAMSITAVFLFYVALRPVQC
- the LOC128550522 gene encoding lipase ZK262.3-like; translated protein: MGICKARGSDNNSYTKCTDSDISKLCSVKEADKCNRNSLNNGKSGEFEPYDAFYAALFSAVASADYPAGCANKILSGFLDVVEVIERRCNYLFKYKECFAFTAESHRLKKIILAYRGTASPLQLVDEIVTTALFKVPAKGGGNVQAYFKNANDRIYPCAKASIKDLVKKYPHYRVVVTGHSLGGAIASVASAQLSFDNVIDKDKTTLYTFGMPRA